The following are from one region of the Isoalcanivorax indicus genome:
- a CDS encoding DUF4382 domain-containing protein, translated as MPLHFLSVILISIAGAVVTDGCRLEVGSRGQGDASFAITDAPADDVDQVRLTVTAIHLGHESGDTVRLTLDPAVVIDNLLDLQGTQSQTLFPLDKVRSGDYEWVRLLISERDGDSEVRERIGNGGTFPLRLGTSAPGNSTRYLQLDTAFRINANRENRFTLDVDLRRGLIRPNGENFYLLRPSLRLVRNNDAGVIEGTVSSSLVQAAACDNDLSEDLGNAVYLYSGSNVTPGDIHVNASGQPVNSQRRNPVTVANVRQGSNGDYRYTLGFVPAGNYTLAFTCQALNDAPNSNQNTSVVGFPARTNVTVTAGETTQANFNGN; from the coding sequence ATGCCCTTGCACTTTCTGTCCGTCATCCTGATATCGATTGCCGGTGCTGTTGTGACCGATGGCTGCCGGCTTGAGGTGGGCAGCCGCGGCCAGGGCGATGCCAGCTTCGCCATCACCGACGCCCCCGCGGACGACGTGGACCAGGTGCGCCTTACCGTCACCGCCATTCATCTGGGCCACGAGAGCGGCGATACCGTACGCCTGACCCTGGACCCGGCCGTCGTGATCGATAACCTGCTGGACCTGCAGGGTACCCAGTCACAGACCCTGTTTCCGCTGGATAAGGTGCGCTCCGGCGATTACGAGTGGGTTCGCCTGCTGATCTCGGAACGGGACGGCGACAGTGAAGTGCGTGAGCGCATCGGCAATGGCGGCACTTTTCCCCTGCGCCTGGGCACCAGTGCGCCCGGGAACAGTACCCGTTATCTGCAACTGGACACTGCTTTCCGTATCAACGCCAACCGTGAAAACCGATTTACTCTGGATGTGGACCTGCGACGTGGGCTGATCCGCCCCAACGGGGAAAACTTCTACCTGCTGCGACCCTCCCTGAGACTCGTGCGCAACAACGATGCAGGCGTGATCGAGGGGACTGTCTCCAGCAGCCTGGTGCAGGCTGCCGCCTGCGACAATGACCTGAGTGAAGATCTGGGCAATGCGGTGTACCTCTACTCGGGCAGCAACGTGACGCCCGGGGATATTCACGTCAATGCCAGCGGCCAACCGGTCAACAGCCAGCGGCGCAATCCCGTCACGGTGGCCAATGTGCGCCAGGGCAGCAACGGCGACTACCGCTACACCCTGGGCTTCGTACCGGCCGGAAACTACACCCTGGCCTTTACCTGCCAGGCACTGAATGACGCACCAAATTCGAACCAGAATACGTCCGTCGTCGGTTTTCCGGCGCGCACCAATGTCACCGTGACCGCAGGCGAAACCACCCAGGCCAACTTCAACGGTAATTGA
- a CDS encoding DUF2061 domain-containing protein: MIKTASFGVMHVTVAFLVVWAMTGDWMIGGAVALVEPLVNTVAYHFHEKVWLRLRNRSGRDRGASGGGTALAA; this comes from the coding sequence ATGATCAAGACCGCAAGCTTTGGTGTCATGCACGTCACTGTCGCCTTCCTCGTGGTGTGGGCCATGACTGGCGACTGGATGATCGGTGGAGCCGTGGCGCTGGTAGAGCCGCTGGTCAATACAGTGGCGTACCACTTCCACGAAAAAGTCTGGCTGCGCCTGCGCAACCGCAGCGGCCGTGACAGGGGCGCTTCGGGCGGTGGTACGGCGTTGGCCGCATAG